In Aureibaculum algae, the following are encoded in one genomic region:
- a CDS encoding acyltransferase family protein: MSKIQVKSNDRLLSLDFYRGLTMFLLIAEFSHLFSFFVMPQFQGTLIHAVGTQLHHATWEGLHFWDLIQPFFMFIVGVAMPLSFSKRMAKGDTYKQLSKHAFKRAFLMLLLGWGLYCIDAGEIVFRFQNVLAQLGVTYILAFLVIRQPVVIQIGFSMLLILISEGLFRFFPVEGFNNAFVDGENFAAWFNILISGEEYGGGWAMFNAIPTAAHTIWGVMAGQLLIGNFSAKKKLLFLFGAGLIGLIIGYGLSPFTPIIKKISTSTFVFASGGWSLIALALCYWLIDVKKYQKGVLFFTVVGMNPLFIYLFAHIGGAKLINKIVLPFSNALFGWTGELNAQIILSCLVLFMLWYICYWMYKKRIFIKI, translated from the coding sequence ATGTCTAAAATACAAGTTAAATCAAACGACCGGCTTTTATCTCTCGATTTTTATAGGGGATTAACTATGTTTCTGCTTATTGCTGAGTTTTCTCACCTATTTTCTTTTTTCGTAATGCCACAATTTCAGGGAACTTTAATTCATGCTGTGGGAACTCAACTTCACCATGCCACCTGGGAAGGGTTACATTTCTGGGATTTAATCCAACCCTTTTTTATGTTTATTGTTGGAGTAGCAATGCCATTATCTTTTTCTAAAAGAATGGCAAAAGGAGATACATATAAACAATTAAGCAAACATGCCTTTAAAAGGGCATTTTTAATGTTGCTCTTGGGTTGGGGGCTATATTGTATTGATGCAGGAGAAATTGTTTTTAGGTTCCAAAATGTATTAGCACAACTAGGAGTTACCTATATTTTGGCTTTTTTAGTAATTCGCCAACCTGTAGTCATTCAAATTGGTTTCTCTATGCTATTAATTTTGATAAGTGAAGGCTTATTTAGATTTTTTCCTGTAGAAGGATTTAATAATGCATTTGTTGACGGAGAAAATTTTGCAGCTTGGTTTAATATTCTTATTTCAGGTGAAGAATATGGAGGTGGTTGGGCCATGTTTAATGCCATTCCAACTGCAGCACATACAATTTGGGGTGTTATGGCAGGCCAATTGCTTATAGGTAATTTTTCTGCCAAGAAAAAACTGCTGTTTTTATTTGGTGCGGGACTCATTGGATTAATTATAGGTTATGGTCTAAGTCCATTTACCCCAATTATAAAAAAAATATCAACCAGTACTTTCGTTTTTGCTAGTGGAGGATGGTCGTTGATTGCTCTCGCTTTATGTTATTGGCTAATAGATGTCAAGAAATATCAAAAAGGTGTGTTATTTTTTACCGTAGTAGGTATGAATCCTCTCTTTATTTATCTGTTTGCTCATATTGGGGGAGCCAAACTCATCAACAAAATAGTGCTACCATTTTCAAATGCCTTGTTTGGTTGGACAGGCGAATTAAACGCACAAATTATTTTAAGTTGTTTGGTGCTTTTTATGCTTTGGTATATTTGTTACTGGATGTACAAAAAAAGAATATTTATTAAGATTTAA
- a CDS encoding Lcl C-terminal domain-containing protein: protein MSAYKYLYLLSGLLLFSIACSKDDNNTIPKENSITGYKIVDTGVEDFYDNTSVIAEPLSNQAFYGQDATYSGNQPNYTDNGDGTITDNITGLIWEKDMGDKITFDDAFTKAENSTLGDYSDWRVPTLKELYSLINFTGRVQGETAIDLFIDTNYFNQPIGDVSIGEREIDAQTWSSTAYVGLTMNTDETVFGVNFIDGRIKGYPKFKPASGAENEMYFRMVRGNTAYGENDFIDNGDGTISDLATGLMWQKADDGISRDWEDALEYSENLELASFNDWRLPNAKELQSIVDYTRSPQTTKSPAINPIFDTTEINYPDDNSGGHYPFFWTSTTHLDGVNPYSGAVYIAFGEGLGEMNGVLLDVHGAGCQRSDPKSGDINDYPQYFGPQGDIRYVYNYVRCVRAIKL from the coding sequence ATGAGTGCTTACAAATACCTTTATTTACTATCTGGTTTATTACTTTTTTCAATAGCCTGTAGCAAAGATGATAACAATACAATTCCTAAAGAAAATTCCATAACGGGCTATAAAATTGTAGATACAGGAGTTGAAGACTTTTACGATAATACTTCAGTTATTGCTGAACCCTTATCAAACCAAGCCTTTTATGGGCAAGATGCAACCTACTCAGGCAACCAACCAAATTACACTGATAATGGTGATGGTACAATTACCGATAATATAACCGGATTAATTTGGGAAAAAGATATGGGTGATAAAATCACTTTTGATGACGCCTTTACCAAAGCTGAAAATTCTACTTTAGGTGATTATTCCGATTGGAGAGTCCCAACGTTAAAAGAACTCTACTCTTTGATTAATTTCACAGGAAGGGTGCAAGGTGAAACCGCAATTGATCTATTTATCGATACCAATTATTTCAATCAACCTATTGGTGATGTAAGCATTGGAGAAAGAGAAATTGATGCCCAGACGTGGTCATCAACAGCATATGTAGGGCTAACAATGAATACAGACGAAACAGTATTTGGTGTAAACTTTATTGATGGTAGAATAAAAGGTTACCCAAAATTTAAACCTGCATCTGGGGCTGAGAATGAAATGTATTTTAGAATGGTTCGTGGCAATACAGCATATGGAGAAAATGATTTTATTGATAATGGAGACGGTACTATTAGCGATTTAGCTACTGGCCTAATGTGGCAAAAAGCAGATGATGGAATTTCTAGAGACTGGGAAGATGCCCTTGAATATTCTGAAAATTTAGAATTAGCTTCGTTCAATGATTGGAGGTTACCTAATGCCAAAGAATTACAAAGTATAGTTGATTATACAAGATCACCACAGACTACTAAATCTCCTGCCATAAACCCAATATTTGATACTACAGAAATCAACTACCCTGATGACAATTCTGGTGGACATTATCCTTTCTTTTGGACCAGTACAACACATTTAGATGGTGTAAATCCATACAGTGGTGCCGTTTATATTGCATTTGGTGAAGGCTTAGGAGAAATGAATGGTGTTCTTTTAGATGTTCACGGTGCAGGTTGTCAAAGAAGTGACCCAAAGAGTGGTGACATTAATGATTACCCTCAATACTTTGGTCCTCAGGGAGATATTAGATATGTTTATAATTATGTGAGATGCGTTAGAGCTATAAAACTTTAG
- a CDS encoding ligand-binding sensor domain-containing protein, with the protein MNNLFNLIIIMLLLTLNVACVEKKSQPKEISNSEIVTRFKTNTLKFTSGIRAILQDSKGNYWFGSQKEGVSYYDGKAYQYFTQTDGLPDNQIRSIQEDPDRNIWFRTANGISMYNGVTFTNFSTEPNTPKLEWKATAENLWFSAGEKEGIHLYDGTNMNYLSIPKPKNENTNNSYGTTGISKDKNGNVWIATYSALFYFDGSSITNFDKRKLALKDNEKLHIRSVLADSKGQIWIGNNGIGVLLYNGESTINFSEKKGLIHTNSSGNGDLSPAGTLEHVFTIAEDSHGNIWFGDRDTGAWKYDGTSMINYTIDDKLTTSMIWCIYNDNENNLLFGMADGGVYKFNGKSFTKEF; encoded by the coding sequence ATGAACAACTTATTTAATTTAATTATCATAATGCTCCTTTTAACACTGAACGTTGCCTGTGTTGAAAAAAAATCTCAACCAAAGGAAATTAGTAATTCTGAAATTGTAACTCGATTTAAAACCAACACTTTAAAATTCACTTCTGGAATTCGGGCAATATTACAAGACAGTAAAGGAAATTATTGGTTTGGAAGTCAAAAAGAAGGCGTCAGTTATTATGATGGAAAAGCTTATCAATATTTTACCCAAACGGATGGCTTACCTGATAATCAAATCCGTTCTATACAAGAAGATCCTGATAGAAATATTTGGTTTAGAACGGCAAACGGAATAAGTATGTATAATGGAGTAACGTTTACAAACTTTTCAACTGAACCTAACACCCCAAAATTGGAATGGAAGGCAACTGCTGAGAATTTATGGTTTAGTGCTGGAGAAAAAGAAGGAATACATCTCTATGACGGAACAAATATGAATTATTTAAGTATCCCAAAGCCAAAGAATGAAAACACTAATAATTCATATGGAACAACAGGCATTTCTAAAGATAAAAATGGTAACGTATGGATAGCTACTTATTCCGCTCTATTCTATTTTGATGGTAGCTCAATAACTAATTTTGATAAAAGAAAATTGGCACTTAAAGACAATGAAAAGTTGCATATACGAAGTGTACTAGCAGATTCAAAAGGGCAGATTTGGATAGGAAATAATGGAATTGGTGTATTACTGTACAACGGGGAATCGACAATTAACTTTTCAGAAAAAAAAGGATTAATTCACACTAATAGTTCAGGAAATGGTGACCTTTCTCCAGCAGGAACACTTGAACATGTTTTTACTATTGCAGAAGATAGTCATGGTAATATTTGGTTTGGAGACCGAGACACCGGAGCTTGGAAATATGATGGAACATCAATGATAAACTACACTATTGATGACAAGCTTACAACCTCAATGATTTGGTGTATCTATAATGACAATGAGAACAATTTACTTTTTGGTATGGCAGATGGTGGCGTTTATAAGTTTAATGGAAAATCATTTACCAAAGAGTTTTGA
- a CDS encoding prephenate dehydratase domain-containing protein, which produces MNIAIQGILGSFHHIVAHQYFGKDIELTECLSFDEMPQLINANQVDGAVMAIENTLVGSILSNYALINEFDLKIQGEVHLPIQHNLMGLEGQSLTDIKEVWSHPMAILQCRIFFRDYPEIRLVEASDTAEVAKQIQDKKLIGIAAIASKKAAEIYNLNIIESKIQTRNQNYTRFFILKKKNGKIETPNVINKASIPFITHHHTGSLSDILRIFADFNMNLSKIQSLPIIAEPLSNQDFYGQDATYSGNQLNYTDNGDGTITDNITGLIWEKDMGDKITFDDAFTKAENSTLGDYTDWRVPTLKELYSLINFTGRVQGETAIDLFIDTNYFNQPIGDVTIGEREIDAQTWSSTAYVGLTMNTDETLFGVNFIDGRIKGYPKFKPASGAENEMYFRMVRGNTAYGENDFIDNGDGTISDLATGLMWQKADDGISRDWEDALEYSENLELASFNDWRLPNAKELQSIVDYTRSPQTSNSPAINPIFDTTEINYPDDNSGGHYPFFWTSTTHLDGVNPYSGAVYIAFGEGLGEMNGVLLDVHGAGCQRSDPKSVDINDYPQYSGPQGDIRYVYNYVRCVRAIKL; this is translated from the coding sequence ATGAACATAGCAATTCAAGGTATATTGGGCTCATTCCACCATATTGTGGCACATCAATATTTTGGTAAAGACATTGAACTTACGGAGTGTCTTTCATTTGATGAAATGCCACAATTAATTAACGCTAATCAAGTTGATGGTGCGGTAATGGCTATAGAAAACACCTTGGTTGGTTCAATTTTATCTAATTATGCTTTAATTAATGAATTCGATTTAAAAATACAAGGCGAGGTGCATTTGCCTATCCAACATAATTTGATGGGGTTGGAAGGTCAATCATTAACAGACATTAAAGAAGTTTGGTCGCATCCAATGGCAATACTACAATGTAGAATATTTTTTAGAGATTATCCTGAAATTAGGCTGGTGGAGGCATCTGATACTGCCGAGGTAGCTAAACAAATTCAAGATAAAAAATTAATAGGAATTGCAGCAATTGCGAGTAAGAAAGCTGCTGAAATTTATAATTTGAATATTATAGAAAGTAAAATACAAACTAGAAATCAAAACTATACTCGTTTTTTTATTTTAAAGAAAAAGAATGGAAAAATTGAAACACCAAACGTAATTAATAAAGCGTCCATACCGTTTATAACACACCATCATACAGGTAGCTTATCTGATATTTTACGTATTTTTGCGGACTTCAATATGAATTTGTCCAAAATACAATCACTACCTATTATTGCTGAACCTTTATCAAACCAAGACTTTTATGGGCAAGATGCAACCTACTCAGGCAACCAACTGAATTACACTGATAATGGTGATGGTACAATTACCGATAATATAACCGGATTAATTTGGGAAAAAGATATGGGTGATAAAATCACTTTTGATGACGCCTTTACCAAAGCTGAAAATTCTACTTTAGGTGATTATACCGATTGGAGAGTCCCGACGTTAAAAGAACTCTACTCTTTGATTAATTTCACAGGAAGGGTGCAAGGTGAAACCGCGATTGATCTATTTATCGATACCAATTATTTCAATCAACCCATTGGTGATGTAACTATAGGCGAAAGAGAAATTGATGCCCAGACGTGGTCATCAACAGCATATGTAGGGCTAACAATGAATACAGACGAAACATTATTTGGTGTAAACTTTATTGATGGTAGAATAAAAGGTTACCCAAAATTTAAACCTGCATCTGGGGCTGAGAATGAAATGTATTTTAGAATGGTTCGTGGCAATACAGCATATGGAGAAAATGATTTTATTGATAATGGAGACGGTACTATTAGCGATTTAGCTACTGGCCTAATGTGGCAAAAAGCAGATGATGGAATTTCTAGAGACTGGGAAGATGCCCTTGAATATTCTGAAAATTTAGAATTAGCTTCGTTCAATGATTGGAGGTTACCCAATGCCAAAGAATTACAAAGTATTGTTGATTATACAAGATCACCACAGACTTCTAATTCTCCTGCCATAAACCCAATATTTGATACTACAGAAATCAACTACCCTGATGACAATTCTGGTGGACATTATCCTTTCTTTTGGACCAGTACAACACATTTAGATGGTGTAAATCCATACAGTGGTGCCGTTTATATTGCATTTGGTGAAGGCTTAGGAGAAATGAATGGTGTTCTTTTAGATGTTCACGGTGCAGGTTGTCAAAGAAGTGACCCAAAAAGTGTTGACATTAATGATTACCCTCAATACTCTGGCCCTCAAGGAGATATTAGATATGTTTATAATTATGTGAGATGCGTTAGAGCTATAAAACTTTAG